The following are encoded together in the Sparus aurata chromosome 1, fSpaAur1.1, whole genome shotgun sequence genome:
- the frem3 gene encoding FRAS1-related extracellular matrix protein 3 codes for MAACLHNSPLSQKWALLRCLLVTFAVSLSLTSVDAEPFDPAHLYHHRSGPNEDNIIIANNGIRVPFGRSVFLDPLNDLVTDVQPGDRCHITVLDNDPLAQKPGMLTPKKFPCSFGPDEVKYTHFGSRSPSKDRVKLQLRYDSQTDTVIIPFMLEVEVVFQQLEILTRNMPLNVEKLSGDSNPIDKKALEFSFEDEVTQCKITTLVGEGGLPRYGTILNNPSNGLMVDCDEFVKQGIRYKHTAKTNSPNRDYIPMMVELQDNEGNTIMQEYFQMMVRIREGAENTAPKPSFVAMMMMEVDQFVMTAITSDMLAAEDVESDPDDLIFNITSPLSPEQGYIISTDDQNLPITSFYQRDIKDLKIAYKPPSEDSEVERIFQLEFEIVDTDGAVSDTFAFMIVVKPMNTLAPVATKNTGQLLFEGQSRALSSSQNLEISDEDNLEDVKITVVDGLKHGDLTVLGARRKFFTPADLDAGIVVYQHDGSDTYSDNIIFRMTDGTNEVEFLFPITIAPTDDEPPIINANTGLVLFKNEVMQISPFILSATDIDSEDSTIKFILEPPYSNVGELLLRQVEPPSDPSLWKFSETDEMFEQVVTEWFQQDILDGKLFYRHIGPHSTTTVIDHFVFRVQDDNDPPNQSGEHMFTIKIHPVDDIAPELFPGTTLHMTVQEYELTHFKKKFLCYSDLDSDDRDLKYTIVRTPTDTDENNPGPLGDIVLTDSPDTVITEFTQAQVNHHKVAYKPPDQELGITPKVAQFTFIVEDTAGNTAEGLFTIFLQPVDNKPPLITNTGFTVMERSTYVITKKELHATDTDTDDENIVFTVTQIPVYGQLQYFGIEMSNSETFSLEDIASERLTYTHGGEESLSDVIKLDVSDGFHEVPIIIKITIEPVDDESPTIMLPEGLLGASIDVLENGATEITSNVIQGRDEDTDDLVLTFTVEEPPRLGEILVNGASAERFTQEDIINGAVVYVHTSGEIGPLKEHDSFNLTLSDLSEQWVVGGNKVQGVTVYVTILPVDSIPPIVSVVEQFVVVEGEKNVITLDHIQAEDIDTDNDDILCTIIVQPTSGYVENISPAAGSEKSRAGTAITAFSIKDVALGHIYYVQSIHKGVEPVEDRFTFRCSDGINFSERHFFPIVIIPANDEKPEIFIREFIVMEGMSLVIDTPILNAADADIPGDELHFEIIKNPKHGSIVQQLSTGTISVEKFNLEQIKEASNIVYEHDDSETKEDSFEIRLSDGKHKVEKTVLIMVISVDDETPRMAINDGLDVEIGETKVISNRVLKATDLDSEDKELTYVVRYGPGQGYLQRIGKFGEVGGNITLGMNFTQDEIDKQLIQYVHTGQEGIRDLLKFDVTDGINPLIDRYFYINIGSIDMVFPDVINKGVTLKEGGKVTLTTDLLSTTDINSPDEYLSFSITRAPSRGHLESTDHPGVPISTFTQLQLAGNKVYYIHTSDDEMKMDSFEFEVTDGYNPVFRTFRVSITDVDNKKPVLTISKLVVEEGETKLITPFELTAEDRDTPDNLLRFIVTQVPVHGQLLFNNTKPIATFSKQDLNENLISYRHDGTETNEDSFSFTVTDGTHTDFYVFPDTVYETRKPQMMTIHINTVDNGVPQIVVNKAAASLKLLQTGHLGFLFTSKALRSEDRDSNQRVLKYTVSEAPLHGFIINTALGNDSIKTFTQADIDDMKICYVLLDKSNATSDIFYFTIEDNGGNKLKPQPFRLNWAWISLEREYYLVDEDAKFLEVTLKRRGYLGETSFVSIGTVDGTAVKDKDFRGKAQKQVQFNPGQTTATWKVKIFTDQEFETSETFEIQLSDPVMAVLEFPDTATVEIVDPGDESTVFIPQAEFKIEEDVGELVVPVRRSGDASQELMVVCFTQQATATGTIPSTVLSYSDYITRPEDHNSVLRFDKDEREKLCRIIIIDDSLYEEEESFNVSLSMPMGGQVGANFPTARVTILADSDDEPSLYFGEPEYIVDESSGYVEVKVWRTGTDLSKTATVTVRSRKSEPVSAEAGLDYVGISRNLDFAPGVTMQTFRVTILDDLGQPELEGPETFDLVLRMPMNAVLGEPSKTTITINDTFTDLPKVQFKEGSYKVDESDGEVTAIVYRSGDINIRSTVRCYTRQGSAQVMIDFSERPNTDGSIITFLPGETEKPCVVSLMDDSVHEEDEEFRLVLGTPKSKSQYGASIGEQKEALVTVTDVKDKPIIRFSEIKYSVREPQIKGDVAIVKIPILRVGDTSKVSVVRVHTKDGSATSGEDYNPLSEDVEFKEGEKEHFVEIEILYDGQREMREAFIVHMKPDDNMVAEIQMNKAIVYIEEMDSVADVTFPAVPQVVSLLMYDDTAKTKDQPHPANGYPVVCVTACNPKYHDFDKTGSICTAEHINDTLTQYRWLVSAPTGSDGVTSPMREVDTNTFFTNTKSITLDSIYFQAGSRVQCAARAFNANGDAGLELSSPIAVISKEEGMCQPRVQGTVGAEPFSAKIRYTGPDDPDFPNLIKLTVNMPHMDGMLPVISTRPLSNFELTLSPDGTRVGNHRCSNLLDFNEIQTGHGFITDATKNPEIIGETSPYQYNPIMRSTNSLRFYRNLNLEACLWEFTSYYDMSELLNDCGGSIGTDGQVLNLVQSYVTLRVPLFVSYVFHSPVAVGGWQHFDLQSELKLTFVYDTAILWQDGIGSPPEAELQGAMYPTSMRINEEGRLVVNFKTEARFRGQFVMSHSGTSVSSMVMCADHPGLTFTLSLVRTEPTYNQPMQQWSFVSDFAVRDYSGTYTVKVIPCIASPNGEFSIPPVCHPREPLTFDMDIRFQQVSDPVAAEFSLNTQMFLLSKKELWLSDGSMGFGEGTDAAFSDGSMIYGRVMVDPVQNLGDSFSCSIEKVFLCTGADGYVPKYNPTNKEYGCLADAPSLLYRFKILDKAQPETQASAFGDVHFKATLAQDTPGALPLVRQPGSDGFTLSSSPLFQVAAGREWFIHTIYTVRSRENANRNIGKRSVEYLHHSMSSVEQPETSIVASHRQRRAVRDASELALTQDIGVENNRGTNLQHIALDRADRMVVSQRQPWSPNRDALSERPLLESSGREPADTSTLPMLVGLAGLILLICLIATIVVLLLRRKKREKKTQFPPYTTSSSTAYNGYSQGSTSMWSSSDSSEV; via the exons ATGGCTGCTTGTCTGCACAATTCCCCACTTTCACAAAAGTGGGCACTTTTGAGATGCCTGCTTGTGACATTTGCTGTCAGCTTATCTTTAACCTCAGTAGATGCAGAGCCGTTTGACCCAGCTCACCTTTATCACCACAGATCTGGACCTAATGAAGACAACATCATCATTGCTAACAATGGGATCAGGGTGCCTTTTGGCAGGTCTGTGTTTCTGGACCCTCTGAATGACTTGGTAACAGACGTGCAGCCTGGTGACCGCTGCCACATTACAGTTTTGGACAATGACCCACTGGCCCAGAAACCTGGGATGCTGACCCCAAAAAAGTTCCCCTGTTCGTTCGGACCAGATGAGGTGAAATACACTCATTTTGGATCTCGGAGCCCCAGCAAGGATCGCGTGAAGCTGCAGCTTCGTTACGACTCCCAGACGGACACGGTTATCATCCCTTTCATGCTGGAAGTTGAGGTGGTTTTCCAGCAGCTTGAGATCCTCACTAGGAATATGCCTCTTAATGTTGAGAAGCTCAGTGGTGACAGCAACCCTATTGACAAAAAGGCTCTGGAGTTTTCCTTTGAGGACGAGGTCACACAGTGTAAGATCACCACTCTGGTCGGCGAAGGAGGTCTTCCCAGGTATGGCACAATTTTGAATAACCCGTCAAATGGCCTCATGGTTGACTGTGATGAGTTTGTGAAACAGGGCATTCGCTACAAGCACACAGCTAAAACCAATTCACCAAACAGAGACTATATTCCAATGATGGTAGAGCTGCAGGATAATGAAGGCAACACCATAATGCAAGAGTATTTCCAAATGATGGTTAGAATCAGGGAGGGTGCAGAGAACACCGCTCCTAAACCCAGCTTTGTAGCCATGATGATGATGGAAGTTGATCAGTTTGTGATGACAGCTATTACAAGCGACATGCTGGCTGCTGAAGACGTTGAATCAGATCCAGATGATTTAATCTTCAACATTACTTCACCACTGAGCCCTGAGCAGGGCTATATCATAAGCACTGATGATCAGAATCTGCCAATCACCTCTTTCTATCAGCGAGACATCAAAGATCTTAAAATAGCATATAAGCCACCCTCAGAGGACTCAGAAGTAGAGAGGATTTTCCAGCTAGAGTTTGAAATTGTAGACACTGATGGCGCTGTATCGGATACGTTTGCTTTTATGATTGTGGTGAAGCCTATGAATACCTTGGCTCCTGTGGCGACCAAAAATACAGGGCAGCTATTGTTTGAAGGGCAGTCCCGAGCTCTCTCCAGCTCCCAGAATTTAGAGATTAGTGATGAGGACAACCTGGAAGATGTGAAAATAACTGTTGTTGATGGCTTGAAGCACGGAGACCTGACCGTGCTCGGCGCGCGCAGGAAGTTCTTTACACCTGCCGATCTAGACGCGGGGATTGTGGTGTACCAGCACGATGGCAGCGATACCTACAGCGACAACATTATTTTTAGAATGACTGATGGCACTAATGAAGTGGAGTTTTTGTTCCCCATCACTATTGCTCCCACTGATGATGAGCCGCCTATTATAAATGCAAACACCGGCCTGGTGCTCTTCAAGAATGAAGTCATGCAGATATCGCCCTTCATCCTGAGCGCCACAGATATTGATTCAGAGGATTCCACCATTAAGTTTATCTTGGAGCCGCCTTACTCCAACGTAGGGGAGCTCCTGCTAAGGCAAGTGGAGCCTCCGTCTGACCCGTCTCTCTGGAAGTTCAGCGAGACAGATGAGATGTTTGAACAGGTGGTGACTGAATGGTTTCAGCAGGATATTCTTGATGGAAAGCTGTTCTATCGTCACATCGGACCTCATAGCACCACCACAGTCATTGATCACTTTGTGTTCCGGGTCCAAGATGATAATGACCCCCCTAATCAATCAGGTGAACACATGTTTACCATCAAAATCCATCCTGTCGACGACATTGCCCCAGAGCTTTTTCCAGGCACCACCCTTCACATGACAGTCCAGGAGTACGAGCTGACACACTTCAAGAAGAAGTTCTTGTGTTATAGTGATCTTGATTCAGATGACAGGGACCTTAAGTACACCATCGTTAGGACCCCAACTGACACTGATGAGAACAATCCCGGCCCCTTAGGTGATATTGTCCTGACTGACAGCCCTGACACTGTAATAACAGAGTTCACACAGGCCCAGGTTAATCACCACAAAGTAGCTTACAAGCCTCCAGACCAGGAGCTGGGCATCACTCCAAAAGTGGCTCAGTTCACATTCATTGTGGAAGACACTGCTGGTAACACAGCAGAAGGACTATTCACCATTTTCCTCCAGCCAGTTGATAACAAACCCCCACTTATCACCAACACAGGCTTCACTGTTATGGAGAGAAGCACATATGTCATCACTAAGAAAGAGCTGCATGCCACAGACACAGATACGGATGATGAAAATATTGTCTTCACCGTGACCCAGATTCCTGTGTATGGGCAGCTGCAGTACTTTGGGATTGAAATGTCAAACAGCGAAACGTTCTCACTTGAAGACATCGCAAGTGAACGCCTAACTTACACCCATGGTGGAGAGGAATCcctcagtgatgtcatcaagcTCGATGTCAGCGACGGTTTTCATGAGGTTCCCATTATCATTAAGATCACCATCGAGCCAGTTGATGACGAGTCCCCCACGATTATGCTCCCAGAAGGTCTGCTCGGAGCCTCCATCGATGTACTGGAGAACGGAGCAACAGAGATTACAAGTAATGTCATTCAGGGCCGTGATGAGGACACAGATGACCTCGTGCTCACTTTCACTGTTGAAGAGCCTCCAAGGCTGGGTGAAATCCTGGTTAATGGCGCTTCTGCTGAGAGATTCACCCAGGAAGACATCATTAACGGTGCAGTGGTGTACGTTCACACATCTGGTGAAATCGGGCCACTCAAAGAACACGACTCCTTCAATCTTACTCTGTCTGATTTGTCAGAGCAGTGGGTTGTTGGCGGCAACAAGGTCCAAGGTGTGACCGTTTATGTCACCATCCTTCCTGTTGACAGCATCCCACCTATTGTCAGTGTTGTAGAGCAATTTGTTGTAGTGGAAGGAGAGAAGAATGTCATTACTCTGGACCACATCCAAGCCGAGGACATTGACACTGACAATGATGATATCCTGTGCACCATCATCGTCCAACCAACATCTGGTTATGTTGAGAACATCTCACCAGCCGCAGGCTCTGAGAAATCCAGAGCTGGGACGGCCATCACTGCCTTCAGCATTAAAGATGTTGCCCTCGGCCATATTTACTACGTCCAAAGTATCCACAAAGGGGTTGAACCTGTGGAAGATCGTTTCACCTTCCGCTGCTCAGATGGTATTAACTTCTCTGAACGCCACTTCTTCCCCATAGTCATCATTCCAGCCAATGACGAGAAGCCTGAGATTTTCATCCGTGAGTTCATAGTGATGGAGGGCATGAGTCTGGTCATTGACACACCAATTCTGAATGCGGCTGATGCTGACATCCCCGGGGATGAGCTGCACTTTGAGATCATCAAAAACCCCAAGCATGGTTCGATAGTTCAGCAGCTCAGCACTGGCACCATCTCAGTGGAAAAATTCAACTTGGAACAGATCAAAGAGGCATCCAACATTGTCTATGAACATGATGACTCAGAGACCAAAGAGGACAGCTTTGAAATTAGGCTCTCAGATGGCAAACATAAAGTGGAAAAAACAGTTCTTATCATGGTTATTTCCGTAGACGACGAGACGCCCAGGATGGCTATAAACGACGGCCTTGATGTTGAGATTGGCGAGACAAAAGTCATCAGTAACAGGGTTTTGAAGGCCACAGATCTTGACTCTGAAGACAAAGAGCTCACATATGTTGTGCGTTACGGCCCAGGCCAAGGATACCTCCAGCGTATCGGCAAGTTTGGTGAAGTTGGAGGTAACATTACCCTCGGGATGAACTTCACACAGGACGAAATCGACAAACAGCTTATCCAGTACGTACACACAGGCCAGGAGGGAATCCGTGACCTGCTGAAGTTTGATGTCACAGATGGCATCAATCCCCTTATTGACCGTTACTTTTACATCAACATCGGAAGCATTGACATGGTCTTTCCAGATGTTATCAACAAAGGTGTGACTCTAAAAGAAGGAGGGAAAGTAACCCTTACCACCGACCTCCTCAGCACCACTGACATTAACAGTCCTGATGAATATCTCAGCTTTAGCATCACAAGAGCGCCTAGCAGAGGACACTTAGAGAGCACCGACCACCCAGGTGTTCCCATTTCCACCTTCACCCAACTGCAGCTCGCTGGAAACAAGGTCTACTACATCCACACCTCCGACGATGAGATGAAAATGGACAGCTTTGAGTTTGAGGTGACAGACGGTTACAATCCTGTCTTCCGTACCTTCAGAGTGTCCATCACTGATGTAGATAATAAGAAACCTGTCTTGACTATAAGCAAATTGGttgtggaggagggagaaacCAAGCTTATCACCCCATTTGAGTTGACAGCTGAGGATAGAGACACCCCAGACAACCTATTGCGATTCATCGTCACCCAGGTGCCAGTGCACGGGCAGCTGCTCTTCAACAACACCAAACCAATTGCCACCTTTTCCAAGCAGGACCTAAACGAAAACCTTATCAGCTACAGGCACGATGGCACAGAGACCAACGAGGACAGCTTCTCCTTCACTGTCACAGACGGCACTCATACTGATTTTTATGTATTCCCTGACACTGTGTACGAGACACGCAAGCCACAGATGATGACCATCCACATCAACACTGTGGACAACGGTGTGCCCCAGATTGTGGTTAACAAAGCTGCTGCCTCGCTGAAGCTCCTCCAAACAGGCCACCTGGGATTCCTGTTCACCAGCAAGGCCCTTCGATCAGAGGACCGCGACAGTAACCAAAGAGTCCTGAAATACACGGTGTCTGAGGCGCCCCTGCATGGCTTCATCATCAACACCGCCCTCGGCAACGACAGCATCAAGACCTTCACACAAG CTGATATCGATGACATGAAGATCTGTTACGTGCTGCTGGATAAGAGCAACGCCACGAGTGATATCTTCTACTTCACAATCGAAGACAACG gTGGAAACAAACTGAAGCCTCAGCCATTCCGGCTCAACTGGGCTTGGATCTCTCTGGAGAGGGAATACTATCTGGTGGATGAGGACGCCAAATTCCTGGAGGTGACGCTCAAACGCAGAGGCTACCTGGGGGAAACCTCCTTCGTCA GTATCGGCACCGTGGATGGGACAGCGGTGAAGGACAAAGACTTCCGTGGCAAAGCCCAGAAGCAGGTCCAGTTCAACCCAGGCCAGACGACAGCAACGTGGAAGGTGAAGATCTTCACAGACCAGGAGTTTGAAACCTCGGAGACCTTCGAGATTCAGCTGTCCGATCCAGTCATGGCTGTGCTGGAGTTTCCCGACACTGCAACAGTCGAGATCGTTGATCCTGGAGATG AATCGACGGTCTTCATTCCTCAGGCAGAGTTCAAGATTGAAGAGGATGTCGGAGAGCTGGTAGTGCCGGTGCGGCGCTCAGGAGATGCCAGCCAGGAACTCATGGTCGTCTGTTTCACTCAGCAAG CCACGGCCACAGGCACCATACCGAGCACCGTGCTGTCCTACTCTGATTACATCACCCGGCCTGAGGACCACAACAGCGTGCTGCGTTTTGACAAGGACGAGCGCGAGAAACTCTGccgcatcatcatcatcgacgACTCCCTGTACGAGGAGGAAGAGAGCTTCAACGTCAGCCTCAGCATGCCCATGGGCGGGCAGGTGGGCGCCAACTTCCCGACAGCCAGGGTGACCATCCTGGCAGACAGCGATGACG AGCCCTCCCTGTATTTTGGGGAACCCGAGTACATCGTGGATGAGAGTTCAGGCTACGTTGAGGTGAAGGTCTGGAGGACTGGGACTGACCTGTCTAAGACGGCCACTGTCACCGTCCGCTCCAGGAAGAGTGAGCCCGTCTCTGCAGAAG CTGGACTGGACTACGTCGGCATCAGTCGCAACCTGGACTTTGCTCCCGGAGTGACGATGCAGACGTTCAGAGTGACCATCCTGGATGATCTGGGTCAGCCGGAGCTGGAGGGGCCGGAGACCTTTGACCTCGTGTTGCGGATGCCCATGAACGCTGTGCTGGGAGAACCAAGCAagaccaccatcaccatcaatGATACGTTCACTGACT TGCCCAAGGTTCAGTTTAAGGAAGGAAGCTACAAGGTTGACGAGTCTGACGGGGAGGTGACAGCCATCGTGTACCGCAGTGGAGACATCAACATCAGGTCCACGGTGCGCTGCTACACCCGCCAAGGCTCTGCTCAGGTCATGATAGACTTCAGCGAAAGACCCAACACCGACGGATCGATCATCACTTTCCTGCCAG GTGAGACCGAGAAGCCGTGTGTGGTCAGCCTGATGGACGACTCCGTCCacgaggaggatgaggagttCCGCCTCGTCCTGGGAACTCCCAAGAGCAAGTCTCAGTACGGAGCTTCTATCGGGGAGCAGAAGGAGGCGCTGGTCACCGTCACAGATGTGAAAGACA AGCCCATCATCCGTTTCTCTGAGATCAAGTACAGTGTGCGTGAACCTCAGATCAAAGGTGACGTGGCTATTGTGAAGATTCCTATCCTGCGTGTTGGAGACACCTCCAAAGTCTCAGTGGTGAGGGTGCACACCAAGGACGGCTCCGCGACCTCTGGAGAGGACTACAACCCGCTGTCAGAGG ACGTCGAGTTCAAGGAAGGTGAGAAGGAACACTTTGTGGAGATTGAGATCCTGTACGACGGccagagagagatgagggaggCCTTCATCGTGCACATGAAGCCAGACGACAACATGGTGGCTGAGATACAG ATGAACAAGGCCATTGTCTACATCGAGGAGATGGACAGTGTGGCTGATGTCACCTTCCCTGCCGTGCCCCAGGTGGTTTCCCTGCTCATGTATGACGACACAGCTAAAACCAAAGACCAGCCCCACCCGGCCAATGGATACCCTGTCGTGTGTGTGACG GCTTGCAACCCGAAGTACCACGACTTTGACAAAACCGGTTCCATCTGCACGGCGGAGCACATCAACGACACTCTCACTCAGTACCGCTGGCTGGTCAGCGCCCCCACCGGGTCGGATGGAGTGACCAGCCCCATGAGGGAGGTGGACACAAATACTTTCTTCACCAACACCAAGTCCATCACTTTGGATTCCATCTACTTCCAGGCCGGCTCAAGGGTTCAGTGTGCAGCACGGGCCTTCAACGCCAATGGAGATGCCGGCCTGGAGCTTTCCAGCCCCATTGCTGTGATCAGTAAAGAGGAGG GAATGTGTCAGCCTCGTGTCCAAGGCACTGTTGGAGCTGAACCTTTCTCTGCTAAGATCCGCTACACCGGTCCAGATGACCCGGACTTCCCCAACCTCATTAAACTGACCGTCAACATGCCTCACATGGATG GCATGTTGCCAGTCATCTCCACAAGACCTCTGTCCAACTTTGAGCTCACCCTTAGCCCGGACGGCACACGTGTGGGCAACCACCGCTGCTCCAACCTGCTGGACTTCAACGAGATCCAAACCGGCCACGGCTTCATCACGGATGCAACGAAGAACCCCGAAATCATCGGCGAGACTTCGCCCTACCAGTACAACCCGATCATGCGCTCCACCAACTCTCTGCGCTTCTACAGGAACCTCAACTTAGAGGCCTGCCTCTGGGAGTTCACCAGCTACTACGACATGTCAGAGCTGCTGAACGACTGTGGAGGCTCCATAGGCACAGATGGACAG GTGCTGAACCTGGTCCAGTCCTACGTCACCCTGCGTGTCCCCCTCTTTGTGTCCTACGTCTTCCACTCTCCAGTGGCTGTGGGAGGCTGGCAGCACTTTGACCTGCAGTCAGAGCTCAAACTCACCTTCGTGTACGACACAGCTATTTTGTGGCAGGACGGCATCGGCAGCCCGCCTGAGGCTGAGCTACAAG GAGCCATGTACCCAACCAGTATGCGTATAAATGAGGAAGGACGTCTGGTGGTCAACTTCAAGACGGAGGCTCGCTTCAGGGGACAGTTTGTTATGTCTCATTCAG GAACCAGCGTGTCATCCATGGTGATGTGCGCCGACCACCCCGGGCTCACATTCACGCTGTCCCTCGTCAGGACCGAGCCGACTTACAACCAGCCCATGCAGCAGTGGAGCTTCGTCTCGGACTTCGCC GTGCGAGACTACTCTGGCACCTACACAGTGAAGGTGATCCCCTGCATTGCGTCACCCAATGGCGAGTTCAGCATCCCCCCTGTCTGCCACCCGAGAGAGCCGCTGACGTTTGACATGGACATTCGCTTCCAGCAG GTGAGTGACCCGGTCGCAGCCGAGTTCAGCCTCAACACTCAGATGTTCCTGCTTTCCAAGAAGGAGTTGTGGCTGTCTGATGGCTCCATGGGCTTCGGGGAGGGAACCGATGCTGCATTTTCTGATG GCTCCATGATCTACGGCCGTGTGATGGTGGACCCAGTCCAGAACCTGGGCGACTCCTTCTCCTGCAGCATTGAGAAGGTTTTCCTCTGCACCGGAGCAGACGGCTACGTTCCCAAGTACAACCCCACCAACAAGGAGTACGGTTGCCTGGCAGATGCTCCCTCTCTGCTTTACAGGTTCAAGATCCTG gACAAGGCCCAGCCGGAGACTCAAGCTTCAGCATTTGGTGATGTTCATTTTAAGGCCACTCTTGCTCAAGACACACCTGGAGCTCTTCCTCTGGTCAGACAACCGGGATCGGATGGCTTCACACTCTCCTCATCTCCACTTTTCCAG GTGGCTGCTGGTCGAGAATGGTTCATCCACACCATTTACACCGTCCGCTCCAGAGAGAATGCCAACCGTAACATTGGCAAGCGCAGCGTGGAGTATCTACATCACAGCATGTCCTCTGTTGAGCAGCCAGAGACCTCCATCGTGGCCAGCCACCGCCAGCGGCGTGCCGTACGTGACGCCTCTGAACTGGCTCTGACTCAGGACATAGGTGTTGAAAACAACCGGGGCACCAACTTGCAGCACATCGCTCTAGACCGAGCAGACCGCATGGTGGTCAGTCAGCGCCAGCCCTGGTCCCCTAACCGCGACGCCCTGTCGGAGCGCCCCTTGCTGGAGAGTTCTGGCAGAGAGCCGGCCGACACCTCCACCCTGCCCATGTTGGTTGGCCTGGCAGGTCTGATCCTCCTCATCTGCCTCATCGCCACCATCGTGGTCCTGCTGCTGCGGCGcaagaagagggaaaagaagacCCAGTTCCCTCCTTACACCACCTCGTCCTCTACCGCCTACAACGGCTACAGCCAAGGCTCAACGAGCATGTGGAGCAGCTCAGACAGCTCTGAGGTCTAG